The DNA sequence GCACAACGCCTGTTGGCGCGCGTCGATGCTGATGTCAACTTCCAGCCGCTGGCCGAACAATGGCGTAGCGAGGTGGTGGCGGCATTGGCAGCGCGAGTGACCAGCCAGCGCACGGCGGTAGTGCCTTCTACGGCGGGTGTTCAGGCGAATGCCGCCGCCTCGTCGTCGTACCATAAAGATGCGCCCTATACCGCGTCGTTATTGACCAATCAGAAAATTACCGGTCGTGATTCCGAGAAAGATGTTCGTCATATCGAAATCGACCTGGGCGACTCCGGTTTGCAGTATCAGCCGGGCGATGCGCTCGGCGTCTGGTATGAAAATGATCCGGCATTAGTGCAGGAACTGCTGTCGCTGCTGTGGTTGAAAGGCGATGAGCCGGTAACGGTAGCCGGTGAGTCGCTGCCGCTGGCTCAGGCGTTAGCGCACCGTTTTGAGCTGACGCAAAACACCGCCCCGATTGTGGAACAGTATGCCGGTTTGTCTCGTCATGAACCGCTGCTGGCGCTGCTGGCCGACAAAACGGCGCTGTTGCAATACGCCCAGCGCACCCCGCTGGTTGATATGGTGCGTGAAGCGCCGGTGGAGTTAACGCCGGAACAGCTACTTGGCCTGCTGCGCCCGCTCACACCTCGCCTGTACTCGATTGCGTCGTCACAAGATGATGTGGGTAGCGAAGTACACATTACGGTGGGCGTGGTGCGTTATGACTATGATGGCCGCGCCCGTAGCGGCGGCGCATCCGGCTATCTGGCCGACAGGCTGCAAGAAGAGGGCGCTGTGCGGGTGTTCATTGAACATAACGATAATTTCCGCCTGCCTGCCAACCCGCAGACACCGGTCATCATGATTGGCCCCGGCACCGGCATTGCGCCTTTCCGCGCCTTCATGCAGCAGCGTGAAGCGCAGAGCGCAGAAGGGAAAAACTGGCTGTTTTTCGGCAACCCGCATTTTACCGAAGATTTTCTCTATCAGGTGGAGTGGCAGCGTTACGTCAAAGATGGCCTGCTGACCAAAATCGATCTCGCCTGGTCACGCGATCAGGTGCACAAAGTCTACGTGCAAGACAAAATCCGCGAAAACGGTGCGGAAGTCTGGCGCTGGCTTCAGGAAGGCGCACACATTTATGTCTGCGGCGATGCCAACCGTATGGCGAAAGATGTCGAAAAAGCGTTGATCGATGTGGTGTCGCAATATGGCGGCATGGATGGCGAACAGGCCGATGAGTTTTTAAGCGAGCTGCGTCTTGAGCGGCGTTATCAGAGAGATGTGTACTAATGAGCGAAAGATATTCTGGCCCGCTGGTGGTTGAAGGCAAGCTTGCTGATGCTGAACGCCTGAAGCTTGAGAGCAACTATCTGCGCGGTACGATTACGGAAGATTTAAGCGACGGTTTGACCGGCGGTTTTAATGGCGACAACTTTCTGCTAATCCGCTTTCACGGCATGTACCAGCAGGATGACCGCGACATTCGTGCCGAACGCGCGGAACAAAAACTGGAGCCGCGCCACGCCATGATGCTGCGCTGTCGTTTGCCCGGTGGGGTGATGACGCCACAGCAATGGCTGGCTATTGACAAGTTTGCCGAGGAGAAAACGCTTTATGGCAGCATTCGTATCACCAATCGGCAGACGTTTCAGTTCCACGGCATTTTGAAATCGGATTTGAAATCGGCTCATCAGTTGCTGCACGAGGTAGGGCTGGATGCGCTGGCGACCGCCAATGACGTTAACCGCAACGTGTTGTGTACCTCAAACCCGGTCGAATCCGTGTTACATCAGCAGGCGTATGAGTGGGCGAAGAAAATCTCCGAACACTTGCTGCCGCGTACCCGTGCTTATGCCGAGGTATGGCTGGATAAAGAGAAGGTGGCGACCACGGATGAAGAGCCGATCCTCGGGCCGACTTACCTGCCGCGTAAATTCAAAACGACGGTAGTGATTCCGCCGCAGAATGATGTCGATTTGCATGCCAACGATCTGAATTTCGTCGCTATCGCCGAAGCGGGACAACTGGTTGGCTTTAACGTACTGGTCGGCGGCGGTCTGTCTATCGCCCACGGTGATAAGACAACTTATCCACGTACCGCCAGTGAGCTTGGGTTTGTGCCGTTGTCACATACGCTGGCGGTGGCCGAAGCGGTTGTCACCACACAGCGCGACTGGGGCAATCGCACCAACCGTAAAAACGCCAAAACCAAATATACGCTGGAGCGGGTTGGCGTTGAGCGCTTTAAGCAGGAAGTGGAAAACCGTGCCGGTATCGCCTTTGAGTCGGTGCGCCCTTATGTTTTTACCAGTCGCGGCGATCGTATCGGCTGGGTGAAAGGGGTGGACAACAAATGGCACCTGACGCTGTTTATTGAAAATGGCCGCCTGCTGGATTATCCGGGGAAACCGTTAAAAACCGGGATGGCGGAAATTGCCAAAATCCACAAAGGTGATTTCCGGCTGACCGCGAATCAGAACCTGATTGTGGCCGGGGTTTCAAGCCGGGATAAAGCCAAAATCGACGCGCTGGCGCGTCAGCATGGCCTGATAGATGACAGCGTGACCGAGCAGCGCCATAACTCAATGGCGTGCGTGTCGCTGCCGACCTGCCCGCTGGCGATGGCAGAAGCCGAGCGTTTTCTGCCGGAGTTTGTCACTCAGGTCGAAGGCGTGATGCAAAAGCATGGCGTTGGGCATGAGCATATTGTGTTGCGTGTCACCGGTTGTCCCAATGGTTGTGGCCGCGCGATGCTGGCGGAAATCGGCCTGGTTGGTAAGGCTATCGGGCGTTACAACCTGCATTTGGGCGGTAATCGTGAGGGAACACGCATTCCCCGTATGTATCGGGAAAATATTACCGAAAAAGAGATTATCGCCGAGATAGATAATCTGGTGGCGCGTTGGGCGGCAGAACGCCAGCAGGATGAAGGCTTCGGTGACTTCACCGTTCGTACCGGCATTATCAAACCGGTGCTTGATCCGGCGATTGATTTTTATGACTAATTGATTTTATGGTTAACAGGAGAGCCTGATGTCCATGCTGAATCTGGAGGCGCTACGCGCCTTATCTAAACCGGAGCAGGGCGCTGCGTTGGCAGAGGTCAATGCTCAATTGGAAGCGCTAAGTGCGCAAGCGCGAGTCGCCTGGGCGCTGGAGAATCTGCCGGGCGAGTTTGTGTTGTCCTCCAGTTTTGGTATTCAGGCCGCCGTGTGTCTACATCTGGTCACGCGGCAGTATCCGGCTATTCCGGTGGTGCTGACGGATACCGGGTATCTGTTTGCGCAAACCTATCAATTCATCGACCAGTTAACCGAACAGCTGTCGCTTAATTTGCAGGTATACCGCAGCGCGCTGTCGCCTGCCTGGCAGGAAGCGCGTTACGGCAAACTGTGGGAGCAGGGCCTGGAAGGGATTGAGCAGTACAATCAGCTCAATAAAGTCGAGCCGATGAACCGGGCGCTGGACGAGCTGGGCGCAGGCACCTGGTTTGCCGGTCTGCGCCGTGAGCAGTCTGATAGTCGTGAGCATTTACCGGTCTTGTCGCTTCAGCGCGGCGTGTTTAAATTTCTGCCGATCATCGACTGGGATAACCGGACTGTATACCAGTATTTGAAAGCCAATGGCCTGAGCTATCACCCGCTATGGGAGCAGGGCTATTTGTCCGTTGGCGATACGCACACCACCCGTAAATGGGAGCCGGGCATGAGCGAAGAAGAGACCCGCTTTTTTGGCCTGAAGCGCGAATGCGGCTTGCATGAAGAATAAGCCTTAGCGCTGGCACCGGCATTGCTGGCATCCCGGCGGTTCGCCTCGTATGATGGCGGCTTCCTGTTGTGTGACAGGCGGCCGCTTTTTTATCGCCTTAGAAATTTTATCGCCTTAGAAGAAAGGAACGCACGGCTATTAAACGTTTTTATTCTTTAACGAAGAGTTTGTTATTCCATTACGGAACTAATCATACCAATTCGGCATTTCATAACCCTTCTGTTCACGTTTTATAGTCGCTTATCAATTTATTCACTTAGTAAAGGCATCTGTGAACTATCTCCCTATATTTGCCGATCTCCGGCAGCGCACGGTGTTGGTGGTTGGCGGCGGTGAGGTGGCAAGCCGCAAGATAGCACTGTTGCAACGAGCCGGTGCCAGCGTGCGCGTGGCCGCGCATACGCTGAGTGAAGCGCTGGCCGCCCAGCATCAGGCGCAGGCGCTTGAGTGGGTGGCGCACGAATTTACCCCAGAACTGCTGGATGATGTTTTTCTGGTGATTGCCGCAACGGATGACGCTGCGCTAAATGCGCGGGTTTTTACCGAGGCAAACCGCCGCCAGCGGCTGGTGAATGTGGTGGACGATCAGCCGCTGTGCTCTTTTATTTTTCCCTCGCTTATCGACCGCTCTCCGCTGGTTGTGGCGGTGTCATCCGGTGGTCAGGCTCCGGTATTAGCGCGTCTGTTGCGTGAAAAGCTCGAAGCCCTGCTACCGGCACGTTTGGGCACCATGGCTGAGATTGCCGGGCGTTGGCGTGGTCGCATTAAACAGCGGCTCGCATCGGTTACGGAACGTCGCCGCTTCTGGGAGCGCGCTTTTGGCGGGCGTTTTGCCAGTCTGGTTGCCGCAGGGCAACTGACGCAGGCTGAACAGGAGCTGGCCGCGCAATTGGCACAGCCTGATATCGCACAAGGGGAAGTGGCGCTGGTCGGTGCCGGGCCCGGTGATGCAGGCTTGCTGACGCTGCGCGGTTTACAGGTTATCCAGCAGGCTGATGTGGTGCTGTATGACCATCTGGTCAGCGATGAGGTGCTGGAGCTGGTGCGCCGTGATGCCGAGCGAATCTGCGTTGGTAAACGCGCCAGCGCGCATCTCTTACCGCAAGACGAAATCAACGCGTTGTTAGTGAAACTGGCGCAGGAAGGAAAAAAAGTGGTGCGTCTGAAAGGCGGCGACCCATTTATGTTTGGCAGGGGCGGTGAGGAGTTACAACAACTGGCGCAGGCCGGCATTTCTTTTCAGGTGGTGCCGGGCATTACCGCCGCCGCCGGTGCCACGGCGTATGCCGGTATCCCGCTGACTCACCGCGACTATGCCCAGAGCGTCACGTTTATTACCGGGCATTGCCGGGCGCAGGGCGATGAGCTGGATTGGTCAACGCTGGCGCGTGGCCGCCAGACGCTGGCGATTTATATGGGGTCAGTCAAGGCGGCACACATCAGCCAGCAATTGATTGCACATGGGCGTGCGCCCGAGACTCCGGTTGCGGTGATAGGACGCGGCACGCGCCAGGATCAATCCGTGCTGACAGGGGCGCTAGCCGAGCTCGAACAATTGGCACAACAGGCGCCCTCGCCAGCCTTGCTGGTTATTGGCGAAGTCGTGAATTTACACCAGCATCTTGCCTGGTTTGGCGAACAAGCGCGGATGACGCCGACTGACGGGCGTCCGGCCGTGGTAAATCTGGCTTAAGGTTAAAGGTATGGACGAGAAAAGACTCACGCATTTAAAACAGCTTGAAGCGGAAAGTATTCATATCATTCGTGAAGTGGCGGCGGAATTTAGCAACCCGGTGATGTTGTACTCGATTGGTAAAGACTCTTCGGTGATGCTGCATTTGGCCCGCAAAGCGTTCTTTCCCGGTACGCTGCCATTTCCGTTATTGCATGTCGATACCGGCTGGAAATTCCGTGAAATGTACGAATTTCGCGATCGCACCGCCAAGGCTTACGGTTGTGAACTGTTGGTACACCGCAACCCGGAAGGGGTGGCGATGGGGATGAACCCCTTTGTACATGGCAGCGCCAAGCACACCGACATCATGAAAACCGAAGGGCTAAAACAGGCGCTGGATAAATACGGTTTTGACGCCGCGTTTGGCGGTGCTCGCCGTGACGAGGAAAAATCCCGTGCGAAAGAGCGTATCTACTCTTTCCGCGATCGCGCTCACCGTTGGGACCCGAAAAATCAGCGGCCTGAGCTGTGGAATAACTACAACGGTCA is a window from the Dickeya lacustris genome containing:
- the cysI gene encoding assimilatory sulfite reductase (NADPH) hemoprotein subunit, with amino-acid sequence MSERYSGPLVVEGKLADAERLKLESNYLRGTITEDLSDGLTGGFNGDNFLLIRFHGMYQQDDRDIRAERAEQKLEPRHAMMLRCRLPGGVMTPQQWLAIDKFAEEKTLYGSIRITNRQTFQFHGILKSDLKSAHQLLHEVGLDALATANDVNRNVLCTSNPVESVLHQQAYEWAKKISEHLLPRTRAYAEVWLDKEKVATTDEEPILGPTYLPRKFKTTVVIPPQNDVDLHANDLNFVAIAEAGQLVGFNVLVGGGLSIAHGDKTTYPRTASELGFVPLSHTLAVAEAVVTTQRDWGNRTNRKNAKTKYTLERVGVERFKQEVENRAGIAFESVRPYVFTSRGDRIGWVKGVDNKWHLTLFIENGRLLDYPGKPLKTGMAEIAKIHKGDFRLTANQNLIVAGVSSRDKAKIDALARQHGLIDDSVTEQRHNSMACVSLPTCPLAMAEAERFLPEFVTQVEGVMQKHGVGHEHIVLRVTGCPNGCGRAMLAEIGLVGKAIGRYNLHLGGNREGTRIPRMYRENITEKEIIAEIDNLVARWAAERQQDEGFGDFTVRTGIIKPVLDPAIDFYD
- a CDS encoding phosphoadenylyl-sulfate reductase — encoded protein: MSMLNLEALRALSKPEQGAALAEVNAQLEALSAQARVAWALENLPGEFVLSSSFGIQAAVCLHLVTRQYPAIPVVLTDTGYLFAQTYQFIDQLTEQLSLNLQVYRSALSPAWQEARYGKLWEQGLEGIEQYNQLNKVEPMNRALDELGAGTWFAGLRREQSDSREHLPVLSLQRGVFKFLPIIDWDNRTVYQYLKANGLSYHPLWEQGYLSVGDTHTTRKWEPGMSEEETRFFGLKRECGLHEE
- the cysG gene encoding siroheme synthase CysG, yielding MNYLPIFADLRQRTVLVVGGGEVASRKIALLQRAGASVRVAAHTLSEALAAQHQAQALEWVAHEFTPELLDDVFLVIAATDDAALNARVFTEANRRQRLVNVVDDQPLCSFIFPSLIDRSPLVVAVSSGGQAPVLARLLREKLEALLPARLGTMAEIAGRWRGRIKQRLASVTERRRFWERAFGGRFASLVAAGQLTQAEQELAAQLAQPDIAQGEVALVGAGPGDAGLLTLRGLQVIQQADVVLYDHLVSDEVLELVRRDAERICVGKRASAHLLPQDEINALLVKLAQEGKKVVRLKGGDPFMFGRGGEELQQLAQAGISFQVVPGITAAAGATAYAGIPLTHRDYAQSVTFITGHCRAQGDELDWSTLARGRQTLAIYMGSVKAAHISQQLIAHGRAPETPVAVIGRGTRQDQSVLTGALAELEQLAQQAPSPALLVIGEVVNLHQHLAWFGEQARMTPTDGRPAVVNLA
- the cysD gene encoding sulfate adenylyltransferase subunit CysD, with the protein product MDEKRLTHLKQLEAESIHIIREVAAEFSNPVMLYSIGKDSSVMLHLARKAFFPGTLPFPLLHVDTGWKFREMYEFRDRTAKAYGCELLVHRNPEGVAMGMNPFVHGSAKHTDIMKTEGLKQALDKYGFDAAFGGARRDEEKSRAKERIYSFRDRAHRWDPKNQRPELWNNYNGQINKGESIRVFPLSNWTELDIWQYIYLENIDIVPLYLAAERPVLERDGMLLMVDDDRIDLQPGEVITQRMVRFRTLGCWPLTGAVDSHASTLPEIIEEMLVSTTSERQGRVIDRDQAGSMELKKRQGYF
- the cysJ gene encoding NADPH-dependent assimilatory sulfite reductase flavoprotein subunit, with translation MTTSVSPTPLLPLSAEQLSRLQAATGDLSPTQLAWLSGYFWGVIQQQPLAVAPPVAAELSPAAEVIPPPSITLISASQTGNARRVAEQVRDDLQAAGLSVTLVNAGDYKFKQIAQEKLLLIVTSTQGEGEPPEEAVALHKFLFSKKAPSLAGVSFAVFGLGDTSYEFFSKAGKDFDSRLAELGAQRLLARVDADVNFQPLAEQWRSEVVAALAARVTSQRTAVVPSTAGVQANAAASSSYHKDAPYTASLLTNQKITGRDSEKDVRHIEIDLGDSGLQYQPGDALGVWYENDPALVQELLSLLWLKGDEPVTVAGESLPLAQALAHRFELTQNTAPIVEQYAGLSRHEPLLALLADKTALLQYAQRTPLVDMVREAPVELTPEQLLGLLRPLTPRLYSIASSQDDVGSEVHITVGVVRYDYDGRARSGGASGYLADRLQEEGAVRVFIEHNDNFRLPANPQTPVIMIGPGTGIAPFRAFMQQREAQSAEGKNWLFFGNPHFTEDFLYQVEWQRYVKDGLLTKIDLAWSRDQVHKVYVQDKIRENGAEVWRWLQEGAHIYVCGDANRMAKDVEKALIDVVSQYGGMDGEQADEFLSELRLERRYQRDVY